In Halorubrum sp. PV6, a single window of DNA contains:
- a CDS encoding thiolase domain-containing protein, whose amino-acid sequence MTDVRVAGVGLTQFGRHPDRTGRDLFATAALRAFEDAGVPREDVDELNYGNFMGALAEHQGHQAPLMAEAAGVNCPSTRYEEACASAGVAVREAVRTVRSGEADVVLAGGMERMTNLPTEEVTEGLAIAADDLFEVRAGVTFPGAYALMTTAYFDQYGGSRRDLAHVAAKNHANAVPNEYAQYREAVSVEEALDAPPVAEPLHLYDACPITDGASALVIVSAEYAADNDVDAPVAVTGTGQGTDRMALADREFLARTPAAADAADAAYADADIGPADVDVAEVHDCFTIAEVLALEALGFADHGEGIGAARDGLTTADGDLPVNLSGGLKAKGHPVGATGGSQIAELTRLLRGDHPNSERVADAEVGVAHNAGGTVASAVVHVLEVAE is encoded by the coding sequence ATGACCGACGTACGCGTCGCCGGAGTCGGCCTCACGCAGTTCGGTAGACACCCGGACCGAACGGGCCGCGACCTGTTCGCGACGGCAGCGTTGCGCGCGTTCGAGGACGCCGGCGTCCCCCGCGAGGACGTAGACGAGTTGAACTACGGGAACTTCATGGGCGCGCTCGCAGAGCATCAGGGCCACCAAGCCCCCCTGATGGCCGAAGCCGCCGGCGTGAACTGCCCGTCGACCCGCTACGAGGAGGCGTGCGCGTCGGCGGGGGTCGCCGTCCGCGAGGCGGTTCGGACCGTGCGCTCGGGCGAGGCCGACGTGGTCCTCGCGGGCGGCATGGAGCGCATGACGAACCTCCCGACCGAGGAGGTGACGGAGGGGCTCGCCATCGCCGCCGACGACCTGTTCGAGGTGCGCGCCGGCGTGACGTTCCCCGGCGCGTACGCGCTGATGACGACCGCCTACTTCGACCAGTACGGCGGGTCGCGCCGCGACCTGGCACACGTCGCCGCGAAGAACCACGCCAACGCGGTCCCCAACGAGTACGCCCAGTACCGCGAGGCGGTGTCGGTCGAGGAGGCGCTCGACGCCCCGCCGGTGGCGGAGCCGCTCCACCTCTACGACGCCTGCCCGATCACGGACGGCGCGAGCGCGCTCGTGATCGTCTCCGCGGAGTACGCCGCCGACAACGACGTCGACGCCCCCGTCGCGGTGACGGGGACCGGACAGGGGACCGACCGGATGGCGCTCGCCGACCGCGAGTTCCTCGCGCGCACCCCGGCCGCCGCCGACGCCGCCGACGCGGCCTACGCCGACGCCGATATCGGTCCCGCCGACGTCGACGTGGCGGAGGTTCACGACTGTTTCACCATCGCGGAAGTCCTCGCACTGGAGGCGCTCGGCTTCGCCGACCACGGCGAGGGGATCGGCGCCGCCCGCGACGGCCTGACGACCGCGGACGGGGACCTGCCGGTGAACCTCTCGGGTGGCTTAAAAGCGAAGGGGCACCCGGTCGGCGCCACCGGCGGCTCGCAGATCGCGGAGTTGACCCGGCTGTTGCGCGGCGATCACCCGAACAGCGAGCGCGTCGCCGACGCCGAGGTTGGCGTCGCCCACAACGCGGGCGGGACGGTTGCCAGCGCGGTCGTCCACGTGCTGGAGGTGGCGGAATGA
- a CDS encoding Zn-ribbon domain-containing OB-fold protein, with product MSAPASNGGHDAWLDALADGEGYALVCPDGHGSLPPRRVCPECGADSLTEEPLAETGTVETRSVVHVAGPRFAADTPYVTAIADFGPVRLTGIVRGIDPEADAVAVGDRLTATVEERGGDGDPLVAFRPAADE from the coding sequence ATGAGCGCGCCCGCGAGCAACGGGGGCCACGACGCGTGGCTCGACGCGCTCGCGGACGGCGAGGGGTACGCCCTCGTCTGTCCGGACGGCCACGGGTCGCTCCCGCCGCGCCGCGTGTGTCCGGAGTGCGGGGCCGACTCGCTCACGGAGGAACCGCTCGCCGAGACGGGGACGGTCGAGACCCGGAGCGTCGTCCACGTCGCCGGGCCGCGCTTCGCGGCCGACACCCCGTACGTCACCGCCATCGCCGACTTCGGCCCGGTCCGGCTCACGGGGATCGTCCGCGGGATCGACCCCGAAGCCGACGCCGTCGCGGTCGGCGACCGACTGACGGCGACCGTCGAGGAGCGCGGGGGCGACGGCGACCCGCTCGTCGCCTTTCGACCGGCCGCCGACGAGTAG
- a CDS encoding PAS domain S-box protein, with product MSEPIRVLHVDDDPDLSDLTASFLEREDSRIAVETALNAEEGLDRLAGDGDIDCVISDHDMPGKNGIEFLEAVRERDADIPFILYTGKGSESVASEAISSGVTDYLQKSGGTEQYQMLANRVADAVEKRRIEREADRTQSHLRAITDHSMDAIVTIDTDSRIRFANPAVERLFGYEPAELEGEPLAKLMPDREHDAHRRALGRYFETGERTMDWSRIELPGKHRNGTEFALSVSFGEFEEDGNRRLVGVMRDVTDLERHQAFVERSSDIVTALDANGAFQYASPSVERLLGFDPDELIGEYAFSYVHPDDRERVVERFSQSLAGEEINPTVEYRLADADGGYVWVESVGSNRLDDYGVSGFVINTRDISERKDREQKLSRLREWTRDLNYARTYSETTQIAVDAAEEIIGAGLSGVHLVDDAGDRLEPAALAESVPSFFDEQPTYDRGEPAGTRAAVAWDAYCGSDALVVDSLSAYEELDEETPAESIVLHPIGDHGLFVISSSEPNSFTETEVLIAKILANHLEAALDRVDRETSVEQIHDATRRLIQAESPAEIADLVVEAAEGVLGFSVVTVRLYDEDADGLVPVAISDGVAEILPERTVFTPDDGSLNWAAYESGEGEVYHDIEATEAVDNGTGLRSLMILPVGDHGTIAIGETDPGVFDGTDEHLARILATAAETALNATARTSRLHDRSEKLERQNDRLAEFASVVSHDLRNPLNVAQGRTELAAVDCESEHLDAVSRAHERMETLISDLLRLAREGEQVRETQPVRLSELVESCWETVETGDASLTVESDLRFHADETRFRQVLENLVRNALDHGGSDVAIRVGALGDGDAAGSPTDEAGFFVEDDGPGIPAESRDDVFDAGYSTSREGTGFGLRIVEQVVTAHGWSIGITDGAAGGARFEITGVVPATRSEDG from the coding sequence ATGAGTGAACCGATCCGAGTCCTCCACGTCGACGACGATCCGGATCTCTCGGATCTCACCGCGTCGTTCCTGGAGCGTGAAGACTCGCGAATCGCGGTCGAGACCGCGTTGAACGCCGAGGAGGGGCTCGACCGTCTCGCCGGCGACGGCGATATCGACTGCGTCATCTCGGACCACGACATGCCGGGGAAAAACGGCATCGAGTTCCTGGAGGCGGTCCGCGAGCGCGACGCGGACATCCCCTTCATCCTCTACACCGGGAAGGGGTCGGAGTCGGTCGCCAGCGAGGCGATATCGTCGGGCGTGACGGACTACTTACAGAAGAGCGGCGGCACCGAGCAGTACCAGATGCTCGCGAACCGCGTCGCCGACGCCGTCGAGAAGCGTCGGATCGAGCGCGAGGCCGACCGGACGCAGTCGCACCTGCGTGCGATCACCGACCACTCGATGGACGCGATCGTGACCATCGACACCGACAGTCGGATCCGCTTCGCGAACCCGGCGGTCGAGCGCCTCTTCGGGTACGAGCCCGCGGAGTTGGAGGGCGAACCGTTGGCGAAGCTGATGCCCGACCGCGAACACGACGCACACCGCAGGGCGCTCGGGCGATACTTCGAGACCGGCGAGCGAACGATGGACTGGTCGCGGATCGAGTTGCCGGGGAAACACCGAAACGGGACCGAGTTCGCGCTCTCGGTCTCGTTCGGCGAGTTCGAGGAGGACGGGAACCGCCGACTCGTCGGCGTCATGCGCGACGTGACGGATCTTGAGCGACATCAGGCGTTCGTCGAGCGGTCGAGCGACATCGTCACGGCGCTCGACGCGAACGGGGCGTTCCAGTACGCGAGCCCCTCCGTCGAGCGACTCCTCGGCTTCGACCCGGACGAGCTGATCGGCGAGTACGCGTTCTCGTACGTCCACCCTGACGACCGCGAACGCGTCGTCGAGCGGTTCTCGCAATCGCTCGCTGGCGAAGAGATAAACCCGACCGTCGAGTACCGACTGGCGGACGCAGACGGGGGCTACGTGTGGGTCGAGTCGGTCGGGAGCAACCGCCTCGACGACTACGGGGTCAGCGGGTTCGTGATCAACACTCGCGACATCTCCGAGCGGAAGGACCGCGAGCAGAAACTGTCGCGGCTCCGCGAGTGGACGCGGGACCTCAACTACGCGCGAACCTACAGCGAGACCACGCAGATCGCCGTCGACGCCGCAGAGGAGATCATCGGCGCGGGGCTGAGCGGCGTCCACCTCGTCGACGACGCCGGGGACCGGCTCGAACCGGCCGCGCTCGCGGAGTCGGTCCCCTCGTTTTTCGACGAGCAGCCGACCTACGACCGGGGCGAACCGGCCGGGACGCGCGCCGCCGTCGCGTGGGACGCGTACTGCGGAAGCGACGCGCTCGTGGTCGACTCGCTGTCGGCGTACGAGGAGCTCGACGAGGAGACCCCGGCCGAGAGCATCGTGTTACACCCGATCGGCGACCACGGGCTGTTCGTCATCTCGTCGTCGGAGCCGAACAGTTTCACCGAGACCGAGGTGCTCATCGCCAAGATCCTCGCGAACCACTTGGAGGCCGCGCTCGACAGAGTCGACCGCGAGACGAGCGTCGAGCAGATCCACGACGCGACTCGGCGGCTGATCCAGGCGGAGTCCCCGGCGGAGATCGCCGACCTCGTCGTCGAGGCCGCGGAAGGAGTGTTGGGCTTTTCCGTGGTCACCGTCCGGCTCTACGACGAGGACGCCGACGGGCTCGTCCCCGTCGCCATCTCGGACGGGGTCGCGGAGATCCTCCCCGAGCGGACGGTGTTCACGCCGGACGACGGGAGCCTCAACTGGGCGGCGTACGAGTCGGGCGAGGGCGAAGTGTACCACGACATCGAGGCCACCGAGGCGGTCGACAACGGGACGGGGCTTCGGAGCCTGATGATCCTCCCCGTCGGCGACCACGGGACCATCGCCATCGGCGAGACCGATCCCGGCGTGTTCGACGGGACCGACGAACACCTCGCGCGAATCCTCGCGACCGCGGCGGAGACGGCGCTCAACGCGACGGCGCGAACCAGCCGCCTTCACGACCGGAGCGAGAAGTTAGAGCGGCAAAACGACCGGTTAGCGGAGTTCGCGAGCGTCGTGTCACACGATCTCCGGAACCCCCTCAACGTGGCGCAGGGACGGACCGAACTCGCCGCGGTCGACTGCGAGAGCGAGCACCTCGACGCGGTCTCGCGGGCACACGAGCGCATGGAGACGCTCATCTCCGACCTGTTGCGGCTCGCTCGCGAGGGCGAACAGGTCCGGGAGACGCAGCCGGTCCGACTCTCCGAGTTGGTCGAGTCGTGCTGGGAGACCGTCGAGACCGGCGACGCGTCGCTGACCGTCGAGAGCGACCTGCGGTTCCACGCCGACGAGACTCGCTTCAGGCAGGTCCTCGAAAATCTGGTGCGAAACGCGCTCGATCACGGCGGAAGCGACGTGGCGATCAGGGTCGGTGCGCTCGGCGACGGGGACGCCGCCGGTTCGCCGACGGACGAGGCGGGGTTCTTCGTCGAGGACGACGGGCCGGGGATCCCGGCGGAGTCCCGCGACGACGTGTTCGACGCCGGCTACTCGACCTCACGGGAGGGAACCGGCTTCGGTCTGCGCATCGTCGAACAGGTGGTGACGGCTCACGGGTGGTCGATCGGGATTACCGACGGGGCGGCGGGCGGCGCCCGGTTCGAGATCACGGGCGTGGTGCCGGCGACACGGTCGGAAGACGGGTGA
- a CDS encoding VOC family protein produces MDGTFDHVMIRVEDLEASLDWYQTHLNYEEKGRWEADTFTNVFLGPEEMHDDGAMLELTYNHDDRTYDVGDAWGHIAVRVPEDALQESYDELMAEGVDDYRDPESCGNRYAFVTDPDGHEIEIVKRDYGAKWSIDHTMIRVEDADEALGYWTRKFEYAEQPSGRWEADSFSNYFMAPEDAPKEAMRLELTYNYDGREYTMGDAWGHLAVRVDDLDEAWDTLLTREALDYRDPESCDHNYAFTKDQDGHEVELVTRD; encoded by the coding sequence ATGGACGGAACCTTCGATCACGTGATGATCCGCGTCGAGGACCTAGAGGCGAGCCTCGACTGGTATCAGACGCATTTAAACTACGAGGAGAAGGGCCGCTGGGAGGCCGACACGTTCACCAACGTCTTCCTTGGCCCCGAGGAGATGCACGACGACGGCGCGATGCTGGAGCTCACCTACAACCACGACGACCGCACGTACGACGTGGGCGACGCGTGGGGCCATATCGCCGTGCGCGTCCCGGAAGACGCCTTACAGGAGTCGTACGACGAACTGATGGCGGAGGGCGTCGACGACTACCGCGACCCCGAGTCCTGCGGGAACCGCTACGCGTTCGTCACGGACCCGGACGGCCACGAAATCGAGATCGTCAAGCGCGACTACGGCGCGAAGTGGAGCATCGACCACACGATGATCCGCGTCGAGGACGCCGACGAGGCGCTCGGCTACTGGACCCGCAAGTTCGAGTACGCGGAGCAGCCGAGCGGCCGCTGGGAGGCCGACTCCTTCTCGAACTACTTCATGGCGCCCGAGGACGCCCCGAAGGAGGCGATGAGACTGGAGCTCACCTACAACTACGACGGCCGCGAGTACACGATGGGCGACGCGTGGGGCCACCTCGCCGTTCGCGTCGACGACCTCGACGAGGCGTGGGACACCCTGCTGACCCGCGAGGCGCTCGACTACCGCGATCCGGAGTCGTGTGACCACAACTACGCGTTCACGAAAGACCAGGACGGCCACGAGGTCGAACTGGTCACCCGCGACTGA
- a CDS encoding UbiA family prenyltransferase, with amino-acid sequence MAENTDPPSEPLDGTESLNRSRPPASEPSPSASASDAPARREAAPPAGEPLRSAPTSVDAAGLLGAFAAGAPFIALVAAVETFIATALLGVGLTVAPLVVALVTFAVYTVDHVADADADAASTPRRALLARRYGDQQMVAAALGYGLAVALAVAGGPLALALTLLPGACWVVYASDWLPDIGRAVGGAVAAVIPRGRLGSGVGSTVADGGYRHVPRLKDVLVLNSVVVATAWAAALTLLPVAFAGVTAGPAVAVVFAYFFLRSFVDAELPNVRDVEADAAVGVKTLPVVFGVARTRWLLYGVDGVVAVVVTSAAVAGLFAWPLVAALGVGLAASLFVTSLAGRVDDASVLGVAPDGTYLLVGAVIAGVRLIG; translated from the coding sequence ATGGCAGAAAACACAGATCCGCCGTCAGAGCCACTCGACGGCACCGAATCGCTGAATCGCTCCCGACCGCCCGCGTCCGAGCCGTCGCCGTCCGCGTCGGCTTCGGACGCCCCGGCGCGACGCGAGGCCGCGCCCCCCGCAGGCGAACCGCTCCGCTCGGCGCCGACGAGCGTCGACGCCGCGGGCCTTCTCGGGGCCTTCGCGGCGGGCGCGCCGTTCATCGCGCTCGTCGCGGCCGTCGAGACGTTCATCGCGACCGCCCTGCTGGGCGTCGGCCTCACCGTCGCTCCGCTCGTGGTCGCGCTCGTCACCTTCGCGGTGTACACCGTCGACCACGTCGCCGACGCGGACGCGGACGCCGCCTCGACGCCCCGCCGAGCGCTCCTCGCCCGGCGCTACGGGGACCAGCAGATGGTCGCCGCCGCACTGGGCTACGGGCTGGCGGTCGCGCTCGCGGTCGCCGGCGGCCCCCTCGCGCTCGCGCTCACCCTGCTTCCCGGTGCGTGCTGGGTCGTGTACGCCTCCGACTGGCTCCCCGACATCGGGCGGGCCGTCGGCGGTGCGGTCGCCGCCGTGATTCCCCGCGGTCGGCTCGGGTCCGGCGTCGGCTCGACGGTGGCCGACGGCGGGTACCGCCACGTGCCGCGGCTGAAAGACGTGCTCGTGTTGAACTCGGTCGTCGTCGCCACGGCGTGGGCCGCCGCGCTCACGCTCCTCCCGGTGGCGTTCGCCGGAGTGACGGCCGGACCCGCGGTGGCCGTCGTCTTCGCGTACTTCTTCCTCCGGTCGTTCGTCGACGCGGAACTCCCGAACGTTCGAGACGTCGAGGCCGACGCGGCGGTCGGCGTCAAGACGCTTCCCGTCGTCTTCGGCGTCGCCCGGACCCGGTGGCTGTTGTACGGCGTCGACGGGGTCGTCGCGGTCGTCGTGACGAGCGCCGCCGTCGCCGGCCTGTTCGCGTGGCCGCTGGTCGCCGCGCTCGGCGTCGGTCTGGCGGCGTCGCTCTTCGTCACGTCGCTCGCCGGGCGCGTCGACGACGCGTCGGTTCTGGGCGTCGCTCCGGACGGTACGTACCTCTTGGTCGGCGCCGTCATCGCGGGGGTGCGACTGATCGGGTAG
- a CDS encoding histidine kinase N-terminal 7TM domain-containing protein, whose product MIGLSSLSVALLAAVVTGTSAAILAWRERPDAGATWLSLLLAGQVWWTVFLVLELEAATLAAKALWYDVQWVGVVLVPVAWLLFALEYTGRDRYVRPGVVAAACVAPAVTLLVVATGDPYGLVVVDREVSDTMVGSFLRVDPGPWYYVMAGYTYLLGIIGSIPILQLVRDEARPFQGQSAALLVGTAAPWISSIVYLSGAVPVPGLDPTPLAFAVSGVAYLLALSRFRLLTLTPAPRRRARQLVFEQLHDPVFVVGTEGYVLDLNRCAAEVFGVDRRTAIGEAATAVVPHYDELQTGQGDVGPLSIVGENGRRPYEVTVRDVTDDHGRAVGRLAVYHDVGEYIIQQQRLNVLNRVFRHDIRTETNLIQGYTDRLETTPGDERALSVVKESAARIYKLSERTKAASDLFDPVSEPDPPLPVATIIEDAAADLRDRWPRAQVSVCDEVPDVRVPATLQAVVENLCSNAVEHNDADRPSVWIEASAADGWIELSIADDGPGIAPAERAVLTQGVETPLEHASGVGLWIVKWGVETIGGRVSFADREPTGTVVTVSAPMGDAPEGERSEVVADPGR is encoded by the coding sequence GTGATCGGGCTGAGTTCGCTCTCCGTTGCGCTCCTCGCCGCGGTGGTCACTGGCACGTCCGCGGCGATACTCGCGTGGCGAGAGCGCCCCGACGCCGGCGCGACGTGGCTCTCGCTGCTCCTCGCCGGACAGGTGTGGTGGACCGTGTTCCTCGTCTTGGAACTCGAAGCGGCGACGCTCGCCGCGAAGGCCCTCTGGTACGACGTACAGTGGGTCGGAGTGGTCCTGGTGCCCGTGGCGTGGCTGCTGTTCGCGCTGGAGTACACCGGCCGCGACCGGTACGTGAGACCGGGCGTCGTGGCCGCGGCCTGCGTCGCCCCGGCAGTCACCCTCCTCGTGGTCGCGACGGGCGACCCGTACGGCCTCGTCGTCGTGGACCGAGAGGTGTCCGACACCATGGTCGGGTCGTTCCTCCGGGTCGACCCCGGCCCGTGGTACTACGTCATGGCCGGCTACACCTACCTGCTGGGGATCATCGGGTCGATCCCCATCCTCCAGCTCGTCCGCGACGAAGCCCGCCCGTTCCAGGGGCAGAGCGCGGCGCTGCTCGTCGGCACGGCGGCGCCGTGGATCAGCAGCATCGTCTACCTCTCGGGAGCGGTTCCGGTGCCGGGACTGGACCCGACGCCGCTCGCGTTCGCGGTCTCCGGCGTCGCCTACCTCCTCGCGCTCTCGCGGTTCCGGCTGCTGACCCTGACCCCAGCGCCGCGGCGGCGAGCCCGCCAGCTCGTGTTCGAACAGCTCCACGACCCGGTGTTCGTCGTCGGCACCGAGGGGTACGTGCTGGACCTGAACCGCTGTGCGGCGGAGGTCTTCGGGGTCGACAGGCGGACGGCCATCGGCGAGGCGGCGACGGCGGTGGTCCCGCACTACGACGAGCTTCAAACCGGGCAGGGCGACGTCGGGCCGCTCTCGATCGTCGGAGAGAACGGTCGGCGCCCCTACGAGGTCACCGTGCGAGACGTGACCGACGACCACGGGAGAGCGGTCGGTCGTCTCGCGGTGTATCACGACGTGGGCGAGTACATCATCCAACAGCAGCGCCTGAACGTGCTCAACAGGGTGTTCCGCCACGACATCCGAACGGAGACGAATCTGATCCAGGGGTACACGGACCGGCTGGAGACGACGCCGGGCGACGAGCGAGCGCTCTCGGTCGTCAAGGAGAGCGCCGCGCGCATTTATAAGCTCAGCGAGCGGACGAAGGCCGCGAGCGACCTGTTCGACCCGGTCTCGGAGCCGGACCCGCCGCTCCCGGTGGCGACGATCATCGAGGACGCCGCCGCGGACCTCCGCGACCGGTGGCCCCGCGCCCAGGTGTCGGTCTGCGACGAGGTGCCGGACGTGCGCGTCCCGGCGACGCTTCAGGCGGTCGTGGAGAACCTCTGTTCGAACGCGGTCGAACACAACGACGCCGACCGCCCGTCCGTGTGGATCGAGGCGTCGGCCGCGGACGGCTGGATCGAACTCTCCATCGCCGACGACGGCCCCGGAATCGCCCCGGCCGAGCGGGCCGTGCTGACGCAGGGCGTCGAGACGCCCCTCGAACACGCGAGCGGCGTCGGCCTGTGGATCGTCAAGTGGGGCGTCGAGACGATAGGCGGCCGGGTCTCCTTCGCCGACCGCGAGCCGACCGGAACGGTGGTCACCGTGTCGGCTCCGATGGGGGACGCGCCGGAGGGCGAGCGGTCCGAGGTCGTCGCTGACCCCGGTCGATAG
- a CDS encoding EamA family transporter translates to MNSYLPYALLAMGAYALVSPLMRVATTGPDAVPSDVAVVVSNSLLIVMAVGVLASTDQGFTTHLTSPKMLHVLAAGVFLGIGILSLYRSLALGPVSVVTPIFAMFLVFSSVIGFLFLGESFGARKALGIVFAAVSVYLVSGA, encoded by the coding sequence ATGAACTCGTATCTGCCCTACGCTCTGCTCGCGATGGGCGCGTACGCGCTGGTCTCGCCGCTGATGCGCGTCGCGACGACCGGGCCGGACGCGGTCCCGAGCGACGTGGCCGTCGTCGTCTCCAACTCTCTCCTCATCGTCATGGCCGTCGGCGTCCTCGCGTCCACGGACCAGGGGTTCACGACCCACCTGACCTCGCCGAAGATGCTCCACGTCCTCGCGGCCGGCGTCTTCCTCGGGATCGGCATCCTCTCGCTGTACCGGTCGCTCGCCTTGGGGCCGGTGAGCGTGGTGACGCCCATCTTCGCGATGTTTCTCGTCTTCTCGTCGGTGATCGGCTTCCTCTTTTTAGGCGAGTCGTTCGGCGCCCGGAAGGCGCTCGGCATCGTCTTCGCCGCGGTCTCCGTGTACCTCGTGTCGGGGGCGTGA
- a CDS encoding MATE family efflux transporter, translating into MVHLPNPFRALILYIGFALARVGLIDRHRVVRTADLAWPRIVTGVARMSKNAVDVAMVGVAVGTSAVAGVGFAGPYWGLAFALGGGVAGGTIALVSQRFGAEAYDELGDAVRASVVLAVAITIPVSAIFWTAPTRLIRVLSSNEAAIAFGADYLRIVGLGVPFAALNLVGSRVLVGCDDAYTAMQVRAGGAVANIVLSAAFIFGLGWGVEGAAVGTVLSNVLAVGAFAVGLVRGRLPGLGAFPIAIDPLGSYRNPDMFRDLVEIGLPVGARNLVWTVAEFPMLAILDVFGENTVAAFVIARRIWGIMNAPGWGFGLASSSLVGQELGGEDPAEAEAYATDIIRFSVATYVVFAAVTAVFATDIVALFAETPQSPEVPIAVTFVYAACVAVVFQGVSGGAAGPLDAAGDTKIPFASQFLGMFCVSIPLAYVGAYEATPAIGVPGTALTLPSVALPAIGLWGVYLAFVAETTIPAAINYWRFRSGKWKAISEAYRPDAPADD; encoded by the coding sequence GTGGTCCACCTCCCGAACCCGTTCCGTGCGTTGATCCTCTACATCGGCTTCGCCCTCGCAAGGGTGGGGCTGATCGACCGACACCGCGTGGTCCGGACCGCGGACCTCGCCTGGCCTCGGATCGTGACGGGCGTGGCCCGGATGTCGAAGAACGCGGTCGACGTGGCGATGGTCGGCGTCGCCGTCGGCACCAGCGCCGTCGCCGGCGTCGGCTTCGCCGGCCCGTACTGGGGGCTCGCGTTCGCGCTCGGCGGGGGCGTCGCCGGCGGGACCATCGCCCTCGTCTCCCAGCGCTTCGGGGCGGAGGCGTACGACGAACTGGGCGACGCCGTCCGGGCGAGCGTCGTGCTCGCCGTCGCGATCACTATCCCCGTCTCCGCGATATTTTGGACCGCACCCACCCGTCTCATCCGGGTGTTGAGCAGCAACGAGGCGGCGATCGCCTTCGGCGCCGACTACCTCCGGATCGTCGGCCTCGGCGTCCCCTTTGCCGCGCTCAACCTCGTCGGGAGCCGCGTCCTCGTCGGCTGTGACGACGCCTACACCGCGATGCAGGTCCGGGCGGGCGGCGCGGTCGCGAACATCGTCCTCAGCGCCGCGTTCATCTTCGGGCTCGGCTGGGGCGTCGAGGGCGCCGCGGTCGGGACCGTCCTCTCCAACGTCCTCGCCGTCGGCGCGTTCGCGGTCGGCCTCGTGCGCGGGCGGCTCCCCGGCCTGGGCGCGTTCCCGATCGCCATCGACCCGCTCGGGTCGTACCGCAACCCCGACATGTTCCGCGACCTCGTCGAGATCGGGCTCCCGGTCGGCGCGCGAAACCTCGTGTGGACGGTCGCGGAGTTCCCGATGTTGGCCATCCTCGACGTGTTCGGCGAGAACACGGTCGCCGCGTTCGTCATCGCTCGCCGCATCTGGGGGATCATGAACGCCCCCGGCTGGGGCTTCGGCCTCGCCTCCTCCAGCCTGGTCGGGCAGGAGCTCGGCGGCGAAGACCCCGCCGAAGCGGAGGCGTACGCCACCGACATCATCCGCTTTTCGGTGGCGACCTACGTCGTCTTCGCGGCGGTGACGGCCGTCTTTGCGACCGACATCGTGGCGCTGTTCGCTGAAACCCCGCAGAGCCCCGAGGTACCGATCGCCGTCACCTTCGTCTACGCGGCCTGCGTGGCGGTCGTCTTTCAGGGCGTCTCCGGCGGGGCGGCGGGGCCGCTCGACGCGGCCGGCGACACGAAGATTCCCTTCGCGAGCCAGTTCCTCGGGATGTTCTGCGTCTCGATCCCGCTGGCGTACGTCGGGGCCTACGAGGCGACGCCGGCGATTGGGGTGCCGGGGACTGCCCTGACGCTCCCGTCCGTTGCGCTCCCCGCAATCGGCCTGTGGGGCGTCTACCTCGCGTTCGTCGCCGAGACGACGATCCCGGCCGCGATCAACTACTGGCGGTTCCGCTCCGGGAAGTGGAAGGCGATAAGCGAGGCGTACCGCCCGGACGCACCCGCGGACGACTGA